In Streptomyces nodosus, one DNA window encodes the following:
- a CDS encoding SDR family oxidoreductase encodes METTADRPLCLVTGASGYIGGRLVPELLAAGFRVRCLARSPGKLRDHPWADQVEVVRGDVTDPASVGAAMREVAVAYYLVHAIGTGRGFEDTDRESARVFGAQAADTGVRRIVYLGGLAPAGVPERELSPHLRSRSEVGRILLESGVPTTVLRAAVIIGSGSASFEMLRYLTERLPVMVTPTWVRTRIQPVAVRDVLRLLVGSAQMPSDVNRTFDVGGPDVLTYQDMMVRYAAVAGLPRRVILPVPVLTPRLSSYWVGLVTPVPASIARPLTESLRHEVVCRENDITRYVPDPPGHPIGFDEAVRLALKRVQDAEVATRWSSASVPGAPSDPLPTDPDWAGGSLYTDLRERTVDAPPEALWRVIEGIGGENGWYSFPLAWSVRGIADRLVGGVGMRRGRRDAHRLRVGDSVDFWRVEEIEPGRLLRLRAEMRLPGLAWLEMRAGVDDRGRTRYRQRALFHPHGLLGQAYWWSVSPFHAVVFGGMARNIARTAEQAGGHGPGHGAPSADRTASPTVRPTR; translated from the coding sequence ATGGAGACGACGGCCGACCGGCCGCTGTGCCTGGTGACCGGGGCCAGCGGCTATATCGGCGGGCGGCTGGTGCCCGAACTGCTCGCCGCCGGATTCCGGGTTCGCTGCCTGGCCCGCTCTCCCGGGAAACTGCGCGACCACCCCTGGGCCGACCAGGTGGAGGTGGTCCGTGGGGACGTCACCGACCCCGCCTCGGTCGGGGCCGCGATGCGGGAGGTCGCCGTGGCCTACTACCTGGTGCACGCGATCGGCACCGGACGCGGCTTCGAGGACACGGACCGCGAGAGCGCCCGTGTCTTCGGCGCGCAGGCCGCCGACACCGGCGTGCGCCGCATCGTCTACCTCGGCGGGCTGGCCCCGGCCGGGGTACCCGAGCGGGAACTGTCGCCTCATCTGCGCTCCCGGTCCGAGGTCGGGCGCATCCTGTTGGAGAGCGGGGTGCCCACGACGGTGCTGCGCGCCGCAGTGATCATCGGCTCAGGCTCGGCGTCCTTCGAGATGCTGCGCTACCTGACCGAGCGGCTGCCGGTGATGGTCACACCGACCTGGGTGCGCACCCGCATCCAGCCGGTGGCGGTCCGGGACGTGCTGCGCCTGCTGGTGGGCAGCGCCCAGATGCCTTCGGATGTGAACCGCACCTTCGATGTCGGCGGGCCCGACGTGCTGACGTACCAGGACATGATGGTCCGCTACGCGGCGGTCGCCGGGCTGCCCCGCCGGGTCATCCTGCCGGTGCCGGTGCTGACCCCCCGCCTGTCCAGCTACTGGGTCGGTCTGGTCACCCCGGTCCCCGCGTCCATCGCCCGGCCGCTGACGGAGTCGCTGCGGCACGAGGTGGTGTGCCGGGAGAACGACATCACCCGGTACGTTCCCGACCCGCCCGGCCACCCCATCGGTTTCGACGAGGCGGTACGGCTTGCGCTCAAGCGCGTACAGGATGCGGAAGTCGCCACCCGCTGGTCCTCCGCCTCGGTACCCGGCGCCCCCAGCGACCCGCTACCCACCGACCCCGACTGGGCGGGCGGAAGCCTCTACACCGACCTACGGGAACGCACGGTCGACGCCCCACCCGAGGCCCTGTGGCGGGTGATCGAGGGCATCGGCGGGGAGAACGGCTGGTACTCCTTCCCTCTGGCCTGGTCCGTGCGGGGCATCGCCGACCGGCTCGTGGGAGGCGTGGGAATGCGCCGCGGACGCCGGGACGCGCACCGGCTGCGCGTGGGCGACTCGGTGGACTTCTGGCGGGTGGAGGAGATCGAGCCGGGCCGGCTGCTGCGGCTGCGCGCGGAAATGCGGCTGCCCGGACTGGCCTGGCTGGAGATGCGCGCCGGCGTCGACGACAGGGGGCGGACCCGCTACCGCCAGCGCGCCCTGTTCCACCCGCACGGACTGCTCGGCCAGGCCTACTGGTGGAGCGTCTCCCCCTTCCACGCCGTCGTCTTCGGCGGCATGGCCCGCAACATCGCCCGCACGGCCGAGCAGGCGGGCGGTCACGGCCCGGGGCACGGGGCGCCCTCCGCCGACCGCACGGCCTCGCCGACGGTCCGACCGACCAGGTGA
- a CDS encoding COG1361 family protein, whose product MRADSVRRALRLGACTTLAAGLVTLGLTTAPAFAETEPETDQLWITAPYEPTLPLGIDGGAPLIRTLDVRLNHDNDHIRVTDGRLTVDASGIAGVAEITWPDNCTPSGATAVCDVPEVPVTGNTGGEVRLKVRAADGAAVGARGRITFEATATGGSDGTLTAPRDSFGTTVTVASGPDLALTAGDDIEHARPGSRQTLPFTLTNHGNETAHGFTIRVTASYGVRYVNRYDACVYTTSSGDAYAPMSYANCTFDQDLAPGASFELPEPLRIALNRHALQERVDILAQPVGATDLGGYDDYVALQIGADNTADFSVTGAAVTGAAGETVTASLTFRNNGPGWLGNPVSGDPVAVVRLIVPPGTTVTGVPEGCLPRALSGDAYYQGRTGAPRYDCRLPYWVLENTEHSFAFKLRIDTVVPSATGEVSIHPPFGEFRHDPDLTNNTAVLTVN is encoded by the coding sequence ATGAGAGCTGACTCCGTCCGCCGCGCACTGCGGCTCGGAGCCTGTACGACGCTCGCCGCCGGACTCGTCACCCTGGGGCTCACCACCGCTCCCGCGTTCGCCGAGACCGAGCCGGAGACCGACCAACTCTGGATCACCGCCCCGTACGAGCCGACCCTGCCGCTCGGCATCGACGGCGGGGCACCGCTGATCCGCACGCTCGATGTCAGGCTCAACCACGACAACGACCACATCAGGGTGACCGACGGCCGGCTCACCGTGGACGCCTCCGGCATCGCCGGGGTCGCCGAGATCACCTGGCCGGACAACTGCACGCCGAGCGGCGCGACCGCGGTCTGCGACGTGCCCGAGGTGCCGGTGACCGGAAACACCGGCGGCGAGGTGCGTCTCAAGGTCCGCGCGGCCGACGGAGCGGCCGTCGGGGCGCGGGGCCGCATAACCTTCGAGGCGACGGCCACCGGCGGCTCGGACGGTACGCTCACCGCCCCCCGGGACAGCTTCGGCACCACGGTCACGGTCGCGTCGGGACCCGACCTCGCGCTCACGGCCGGCGACGACATCGAGCACGCCCGGCCCGGCAGCAGGCAGACGCTCCCGTTCACGCTCACCAACCACGGCAACGAGACCGCGCACGGCTTCACCATCAGGGTGACGGCCTCGTACGGGGTGCGGTACGTCAACCGGTACGACGCCTGCGTCTACACGACGTCGAGCGGGGACGCGTACGCCCCGATGTCGTACGCGAACTGCACCTTCGACCAGGATCTGGCCCCGGGAGCCTCCTTCGAACTGCCCGAGCCGCTGCGAATCGCGCTCAACCGGCACGCGCTACAGGAGCGGGTGGACATCTTGGCGCAGCCGGTCGGCGCGACCGACCTGGGGGGTTACGACGACTACGTGGCCCTGCAGATCGGCGCCGACAACACCGCCGACTTCTCGGTGACCGGCGCGGCGGTCACGGGCGCCGCGGGCGAGACGGTCACCGCGTCGCTCACCTTCAGGAACAACGGGCCCGGCTGGCTGGGCAATCCCGTCTCCGGGGACCCGGTCGCCGTGGTCCGGCTGATCGTTCCGCCCGGCACCACGGTCACGGGCGTGCCGGAGGGCTGCCTCCCGCGAGCCCTGTCCGGCGACGCCTACTACCAGGGCCGTACGGGCGCCCCGCGCTACGATTGCCGGCTGCCGTACTGGGTGCTGGAGAACACGGAGCACTCCTTCGCCTTCAAGCTCCGGATCGACACGGTGGTGCCCTCAGCGACAGGTGAGGTCAGCATCCATCCCCCGTTCGGCGAGTTCCGCCACGACCCGGACCTGACGAACAACACGGCCGTCCTCACCGTGAACTAG